The following proteins come from a genomic window of Mycolicibacterium rufum:
- the eat gene encoding ethanolamine permease — MSTNSERRVAEHKKSDDYLQQRQLKSGSAGWLLLAGLGVGYVVSGDYSGWNFGLAQGGFGGLAIAAVIIAAMYLALVLGMAELSSALPAAGGGYTFARRALGPWGGFATGTAILIEYSIAPAAIATFIGAYVESLNLFGIRDGWWVYLAAYAVFILIHLSGVGEALKVMFVITAVALVGLVVFAIAAVGRFDAANLTDIAATDAAGASSLLPFGYLGVWAALPFAIWFFLAVEGVPLAAEEATRPERNVPRGIIAAMSVLLVTCVTVLVLVPGAGGAEAMSGSGNPLVEALGDTTAATVVNYIGLAGLIASFFSIIYAYSRQLFALSRAGYLPTVLSVTNRRKAPTLALIVPGLIGFALSLTGQGDLLLNMAVFGAAVSYVLMMVSHIVLRRREPGMKRPYRTPGGTVTTGFALVIASLAVIATFLVHVVAALCCLGVFALFMLYFAVYSRHRLVSNSPDEEFAALAEAEDTLS; from the coding sequence GTGTCGACGAACTCAGAACGCCGTGTCGCGGAGCATAAGAAGTCCGACGACTACCTGCAGCAGCGCCAGCTGAAGTCCGGGAGTGCCGGCTGGCTGCTGCTCGCCGGGCTCGGTGTCGGATACGTGGTGTCAGGGGACTACTCCGGCTGGAACTTCGGGCTCGCCCAGGGCGGGTTCGGCGGCCTGGCCATCGCGGCGGTGATCATCGCCGCGATGTACCTGGCTCTCGTGCTCGGTATGGCGGAGCTGTCCTCGGCGCTGCCCGCCGCCGGTGGGGGCTACACCTTCGCGCGGCGCGCGCTCGGCCCATGGGGCGGCTTCGCCACCGGCACGGCGATCCTCATCGAGTACTCGATCGCCCCGGCCGCGATCGCGACGTTCATCGGTGCGTACGTGGAGTCCTTGAACCTCTTCGGCATCCGCGACGGCTGGTGGGTGTATCTCGCGGCCTACGCCGTGTTCATCCTCATCCACCTGTCCGGGGTGGGCGAGGCGCTGAAGGTGATGTTCGTGATCACCGCGGTGGCCCTCGTCGGCCTCGTGGTCTTCGCGATCGCCGCGGTGGGACGCTTCGACGCGGCCAATCTGACCGACATCGCCGCCACCGACGCTGCCGGCGCCTCGTCGCTGCTGCCGTTCGGTTACCTCGGCGTCTGGGCGGCGCTGCCGTTCGCGATCTGGTTCTTCCTCGCCGTCGAGGGGGTGCCGCTGGCCGCCGAGGAGGCGACCCGACCGGAGCGCAACGTCCCGCGCGGGATCATCGCGGCGATGAGCGTGCTGCTGGTCACCTGCGTGACCGTGCTGGTGCTGGTCCCCGGGGCGGGCGGCGCCGAGGCGATGTCCGGCTCGGGCAATCCGCTGGTCGAGGCGCTCGGCGACACGACCGCGGCCACCGTCGTCAACTACATCGGCCTGGCCGGGCTGATCGCCAGCTTCTTCTCGATCATCTACGCCTACTCCCGCCAGTTGTTCGCGCTGTCGCGGGCGGGCTACCTGCCCACCGTGCTGTCGGTGACCAACCGGCGCAAGGCGCCGACGTTGGCGCTGATCGTCCCGGGCCTGATCGGGTTCGCGCTGTCGCTGACCGGGCAGGGCGACCTGCTGCTCAACATGGCGGTGTTCGGCGCCGCCGTCAGCTATGTGCTGATGATGGTCAGCCACATCGTGCTGCGCCGGCGCGAACCGGGCATGAAGCGTCCGTACCGTACGCCCGGCGGCACCGTCACCACCGGGTTCGCGCTGGTCATCGCCTCGCTGGCGGTGATCGCGACGTTCCTGGTGCACGTGGTCGCCGCGCTGTGCTGCCTGGGGGTGTTCGCGCTGTTCATGCTGTACTTCGCGGTGTACAGCCGGCACCGGCTGGTGTCGAACTCGCCCGACGAGGAGTTCGCGGCGCTCGCCGAGGCCGAGGACACCCTCAGTTGA
- the adhP gene encoding alcohol dehydrogenase AdhP: MTENTMRAAVVHQLGSPLTIEELELPKPDYGEALVKLETSGVCHTDLHAAHGDWPVKPTPPFIPGHEGYGTVVAVGDGVDDLKVGDKVGNAWLWSACGRCEYCRTGWETLCEHQRNGGYTVNGSFGSYMLVNAAFAARIPDGVDPVEVAPILCAGVTVYKGLKVTDTRPGQWVAISGIGGLGHVAVQYAIAMGLRVVAIDVDDAKLDLATRLGAEIVVNARTADVVAEVQNATGGVHGVLVTAVHPEAFGQAIGLARRGGTIVFVGLPPGDFPASIFDIVLKGLTIRGSIVGTRQDMVEAIDFFARGLIHPTVHTTALDDINTVFADMEQGRIDGRVVIDYR; the protein is encoded by the coding sequence ATGACCGAGAACACGATGCGCGCCGCCGTTGTCCACCAGCTGGGTTCCCCGCTGACGATCGAGGAGCTCGAGCTCCCCAAGCCCGACTACGGCGAGGCCCTCGTGAAACTCGAGACCTCTGGCGTCTGCCACACCGATCTGCATGCCGCACACGGTGATTGGCCGGTCAAGCCGACCCCGCCGTTCATCCCTGGCCACGAGGGCTACGGCACCGTGGTGGCCGTCGGCGACGGTGTCGACGACCTGAAGGTGGGGGACAAAGTCGGCAACGCGTGGCTGTGGTCGGCGTGCGGACGCTGCGAGTACTGCCGCACCGGTTGGGAGACGCTGTGCGAACACCAGCGCAACGGCGGCTACACCGTCAACGGCAGCTTCGGCTCCTACATGCTCGTCAACGCCGCCTTCGCCGCGCGCATCCCCGACGGGGTCGACCCGGTCGAGGTCGCGCCCATCCTGTGCGCGGGCGTCACCGTCTACAAGGGCCTCAAGGTCACTGACACCCGGCCGGGGCAGTGGGTGGCGATATCCGGCATCGGCGGTCTCGGCCACGTCGCGGTGCAGTACGCGATCGCGATGGGCCTGCGTGTCGTCGCGATCGACGTGGACGACGCCAAGCTCGACCTCGCCACCCGCCTCGGCGCGGAGATCGTCGTCAACGCCCGCACCGCCGACGTCGTCGCCGAGGTGCAGAACGCCACCGGCGGCGTGCACGGCGTGCTCGTCACCGCGGTGCATCCCGAGGCGTTCGGCCAGGCGATTGGGCTGGCCCGGCGCGGCGGCACCATCGTGTTCGTCGGGTTGCCGCCCGGCGACTTCCCCGCATCGATCTTCGACATCGTGCTCAAGGGGCTGACGATCCGCGGTTCGATCGTCGGGACGCGCCAGGACATGGTCGAGGCGATCGACTTCTTCGCCCGCGGGCTGATCCACCCCACCGTGCACACCACCGCACTCGACGACATCAACACGGTGTTCGCCGACATGGAGCAGGGGCGCATCGACGGCAGGGTCGTGATCGACTACCGCTGA
- a CDS encoding WXG100 family type VII secretion target, with the protein MDPMLSYDFAEIEHTIHRQIHLTSARFNAALDDLRTQIAPLQQTWTRDAADAYRVEQDRWERSAAALNDILFSLGTAVRDGADDVAATDRTAANAWGA; encoded by the coding sequence ATGGACCCGATGCTGTCCTACGACTTCGCCGAGATCGAGCACACCATCCACAGGCAGATCCACCTGACGTCAGCGCGCTTCAACGCCGCACTCGACGACCTGCGGACGCAGATCGCTCCGCTGCAGCAGACCTGGACACGGGATGCGGCCGACGCGTACCGCGTCGAGCAGGACCGCTGGGAGCGCTCCGCGGCCGCGCTCAACGACATCTTGTTCAGTCTCGGTACGGCGGTTCGGGACGGCGCCGACGACGTCGCCGCCACCGACCGCACGGCCGCCAACGCCTGGGGCGCCTGA
- a CDS encoding helix-turn-helix domain-containing protein — translation MADTEERRVGNAKTTNGRSTTRPSPSTLRTVHERFIAGEVGAEDLTSSLRPVVAQSWERSLAVGVDPDFHGARPAEAVTAIARLRDTHPLAPALPVIRRLLVNDAVDSGVVVAVSAADGTLLWVEGDPTACRKAEAMNFVPGADWSERGAGTNAPGTALALDRELQIHGSEHFSRIVQPWSCTAAPVHDPTTGALLGAIDLTGGAQVASTQTLALVRATAVAVENHLALLRIAGVGAEPAARKPHLVALGGDRPRWVTTDSYGHLQATHLTGRHADILVLLSRHPEGLSADHLAVLLDDKDLDVVTVRAEMSRLRKVIGAENLGSRPYRLLAPITSDFGEVFDALDAGDVEAALNRYAGPLLTQSVSPAVARLRTQLSATLREAVLAECALGRPGLLRRWLDLPEGRDDRDGWQALRDCAGLNAVARARAGGHLAGLDYELG, via the coding sequence ATGGCGGACACTGAGGAACGCCGCGTGGGAAATGCGAAGACGACGAACGGACGGTCGACGACCCGTCCGTCTCCGTCGACGCTGCGCACGGTGCACGAGCGCTTCATCGCCGGCGAGGTCGGCGCCGAGGACCTCACCTCGTCGCTGCGTCCGGTCGTCGCGCAGAGTTGGGAGCGCAGCCTCGCCGTCGGCGTCGACCCCGACTTCCACGGCGCCCGGCCCGCCGAGGCCGTCACCGCGATCGCCCGGCTGCGTGACACCCACCCGCTCGCGCCCGCGCTGCCCGTCATCCGCCGGCTGCTGGTCAACGACGCGGTCGACTCCGGGGTGGTCGTCGCCGTCAGCGCCGCCGACGGCACGCTGCTGTGGGTCGAGGGCGATCCCACCGCGTGCCGCAAGGCCGAGGCGATGAACTTCGTGCCCGGCGCGGACTGGAGCGAACGCGGCGCCGGCACCAACGCCCCGGGCACCGCGCTCGCGCTCGACCGCGAACTGCAGATCCACGGCTCCGAACACTTCTCCCGCATCGTGCAGCCGTGGAGTTGCACCGCGGCCCCCGTGCACGACCCGACCACCGGTGCGCTGCTCGGCGCGATCGACCTCACCGGCGGCGCCCAGGTCGCCTCCACGCAGACACTGGCGCTCGTGCGCGCGACCGCCGTGGCCGTCGAGAACCATCTGGCGCTGCTGCGGATCGCCGGCGTCGGCGCCGAGCCCGCCGCCCGCAAGCCGCACCTGGTCGCGCTCGGCGGGGACCGACCGCGCTGGGTGACCACCGACAGCTACGGCCATCTGCAGGCCACCCACCTGACCGGGCGCCACGCCGACATCCTCGTCCTGCTGAGCCGGCACCCCGAGGGGCTGTCGGCCGACCATCTCGCGGTGCTCCTCGACGACAAGGACCTCGACGTCGTCACCGTGCGCGCGGAGATGTCGCGGCTGCGCAAGGTCATCGGCGCCGAGAACCTCGGCTCGCGGCCCTACCGGCTGCTGGCGCCGATCACCAGCGACTTCGGCGAGGTGTTCGACGCGCTCGACGCCGGCGACGTCGAGGCGGCCCTGAACCGGTACGCCGGACCGCTGCTCACCCAATCCGTGTCCCCGGCGGTGGCGCGGCTGCGCACCCAGCTGTCGGCGACGCTGCGCGAGGCGGTCCTCGCCGAATGCGCCCTGGGCCGCCCCGGTCTGCTGCGCCGCTGGCTGGACCTGCCCGAAGGCCGCGACGACCGCGACGGCTGGCAGGCGCTGCGTGACTGCGCCGGGCTGAACGCGGTCGCCCGCGCCCGCGCCGGCGGGCACCTCGCCGGACTCGATTACGAACTGGGCTAA
- the adh gene encoding aldehyde dehydrogenase produces the protein MTVYARPGTDGSLMSFKPRYENFIGGQWVPPNAGRYFENPTPVTGEAFTEVPRSDETDIENALDAAHAAAPAWGKTSPAERAVILNKIADRIEENLESIALAESWDNGKPIRETLNADIPLAVDHFRYFAGCIRAQEGSLSEVDADTVAYHFHEPLGVVGQIIPWNFPILMATWKLAPALAAGNAVVLKPAEQTPASILYLFEVIGDLLPAGVVNIVNGFGVEAGKPLASSNRISKIAFTGETTTGRLIMQYASQNLIPVTLELGGKSPNIFFNDVMAAADNYQDKALEGFTMFALNQGEVCTCPSRSLIQADIYDEFLALAAIRTKAVRQGDPLDTETMIGAQASNDQLEKILSYIEIGKSEGAQVVTGGERAQLGGDLNGGYYVAPTIFTGHNKMRLFQEEIFGPVVAVTSFKDYDEAISIANDTLYGLGAGVWSRDGNTAYRAGRDIKAGRVWTNCYHQYPAHAAFGGYKQSGIGRENHKMMLDHYQQTKNLLVSYSDKALGFF, from the coding sequence ATGACTGTGTATGCCCGACCGGGGACCGACGGCTCGCTGATGTCGTTCAAGCCCCGCTACGAGAACTTCATCGGCGGCCAGTGGGTCCCGCCGAACGCGGGCCGCTACTTCGAGAACCCGACGCCCGTGACCGGCGAGGCGTTCACCGAGGTGCCGCGTTCCGACGAGACCGACATCGAGAACGCGCTCGACGCCGCCCACGCCGCCGCGCCGGCCTGGGGCAAGACGTCGCCGGCCGAGCGCGCGGTGATCCTCAACAAGATCGCCGACCGCATCGAGGAGAACCTCGAGTCGATCGCGCTGGCCGAGTCGTGGGACAACGGCAAGCCGATCCGCGAGACGCTCAACGCCGACATCCCGCTGGCCGTCGACCACTTCCGCTACTTCGCCGGATGCATTCGCGCGCAGGAGGGTTCGCTGTCGGAGGTGGACGCCGACACCGTCGCCTATCACTTCCACGAGCCGCTGGGTGTGGTCGGCCAGATCATCCCGTGGAACTTCCCGATCCTGATGGCCACCTGGAAGCTGGCCCCCGCGCTGGCGGCAGGCAACGCCGTCGTGCTCAAGCCCGCCGAGCAGACGCCCGCCTCGATCCTCTACCTGTTCGAGGTCATCGGCGACCTGCTGCCCGCCGGCGTGGTGAACATCGTCAACGGGTTCGGCGTCGAGGCCGGCAAGCCGCTGGCGTCGAGCAACCGCATCTCCAAGATCGCGTTCACCGGCGAGACCACCACGGGCCGGCTGATCATGCAGTACGCGTCGCAGAACCTGATCCCGGTGACGCTCGAGCTCGGCGGCAAGAGCCCGAACATCTTCTTCAACGACGTGATGGCCGCGGCCGACAACTACCAGGACAAGGCGCTCGAGGGCTTCACGATGTTCGCCCTGAACCAGGGCGAGGTCTGCACGTGCCCCTCGCGGTCGCTGATCCAGGCCGACATCTACGACGAGTTCCTCGCGCTCGCCGCGATCCGCACCAAGGCGGTCCGGCAGGGCGACCCGCTCGACACCGAGACGATGATCGGCGCGCAGGCCTCCAACGATCAGCTCGAGAAGATCCTGTCCTACATCGAGATCGGCAAGAGCGAAGGCGCGCAGGTGGTCACCGGCGGTGAGCGCGCCCAGCTCGGCGGCGATCTGAACGGCGGCTACTACGTGGCGCCGACGATCTTCACCGGCCACAACAAGATGCGGCTGTTCCAGGAGGAGATCTTCGGGCCCGTCGTGGCGGTCACGTCGTTCAAGGACTACGACGAGGCCATCAGCATCGCCAACGACACGCTGTACGGCCTCGGTGCCGGCGTGTGGAGCCGGGACGGCAACACCGCCTACCGGGCCGGGCGCGACATCAAGGCCGGCCGGGTGTGGACCAACTGCTACCACCAGTACCCCGCGCACGCGGCGTTCGGCGGCTACAAGCAGTCCGGCATCGGCCGCGAGAACCACAAGATGATGCTCGACCACTACCAGCAGACCAAGAACCTGTTGGTCAGCTACAGCGACAAGGCCCTCGGGTTCTTCTGA